CCCTGAATATGTACAGCACACTACATGAGCATCCTTGATTGAGCGTGGAGAACAGAGTCTTGAGGTAGACTGTCATCAGTCAGTGAAATCTTGCTCTTAGGGGGCTTACTAAttagcaagagagaaaatgatcAATTGAGAAAAACATAccagtaatttaattttttcccttagatttgttctttttattttatgtgtctgcctgtatgtatCTATGCATATCAAGTACTTGCttggtacccatggaggtcagaaaaacTTATGAGATAGCCTAgaatggagttatagatggttgtgagccaccatgtgggtgccagaaaccaaacccaggtcatctacaagaacagccagtgctcttaaacactgaggcatctctctagccctcttccAGTAACTTAAACTAATACTAGTCATTTAACAATGAAGAATTGAGGCATGGAATAAGGAACAATGACATGGTATTTGACATGGGACTTTGAAGAGAGGCCTATCTTGGGACAAcactttaaaatgaaaagcaagaaCATGATGAACTATGTTCTAGACAATAGGAATAGCATGTGGGGATTTCCTAGGACTAGAAGGAGCTTGGAGAATTTGCAGACATGGAAGGGGAACTGTGAGGTCTCAGTGGATGTGCGAAGAGGACTTTGCACCTGAATCAGTTGGAAATCAGAGCATTGGGGTGCAAGAATACTGCATTATAATAAATTTGGTGTGGTTTATATGCCtgcaatcttagcactcaggagatgaaGGTAGGataatcaggaattcaaggctattGTTAGGTAAataatgagttcaaagtcagcctggactacttCAGATATTGTCTCAGAAAAGGAGGGTGTGTTATAGAGAATATTTATTAAAAGGATAATAAGGATGTACGGGCATTTTAAAGAGAAAGGGGTGATCTTATATCAGGTATGTTTTGGAAATATTTCCCACTAGATGATACACAAAGACTTTTATAGATCAAATTTAGAAGTGGAATGATTCAATCAGAAGTGATTTCAGGGCTGGTAAAattgttcagtgggtaaagttgcTCATAGTCAATATTGATGAGCTGAGTTTGACCGctggaacctacatggtggaagcagagaactgactccagcaaCAAAGACTCTAATAACCCCACACTTCCACATACGATCCTCTGCAAAATACATaaataccttttttatttttttaaagaagctacCTTTTGGGATGGGACAGCAGAGGGGTAAGATagagctgctagagtttcctggtATCATGGCAGATCCACAAGGATTTGCCATtggaggaatcagattttaataaggcttacaagattaggtttcaGTTGTtgtacccagagattgagttactattatttctgaaaaaaaaatacaaataaaaagaagctATTTATGTAGTCGTGATCAGAGTTTTGGTTTAGGGTGGGATAAGATAtgaggagagaaatttggagaatattttatagatgtattttgtttttagatgGAGAAGTCACTTGAGTTGGGCAATGTGACCAGAGTCCAGGAGTTTGTCCTATTGGGCTTGTCCACAAGGCTGGGAATAAGGGACGCCCTGTTTGTCATCTTCCTGACTCTTTACCTGCTGACCCTCCTGGAGAACACACTCATCATCTACCTCATCTGCAGTCACAGCGAGCTCCACAagcccatgtacttcttcctgggCAACCTCAGCTGCCTGGAGATGTGCTATGTGTCAGTCACCATGCCCACACTACTCATGGGGCTATGGACGGGGCCCTGTCATGTTCCATTCACAGGCTGCATGACCcagcttttcttcttcatctctctcatctgcacagaatgcactctcctggcctccatggcttatgaccgctatgtggccatctgccgTCCACTGCACTACCCACTGCTCATGAGGCCACAGGTCTGCCTGGGCTTAGCCTTGTCTTCATGGCTAGGTGGGCTGCTGGTCTCAGTGATCAAAACAGCATGCATTGCAAGCCTGTCCTATTGTGGCCCCAATGTCCTCAACCACTTCTTCTGTGATGTCTCTCCTCTTCTTAACTTGTCCTGCACCCATGTGGCCCTCACAGAGCTGGTGGACTTCATCTCAGCTATTGTCATCCTCTGGGGTTCACTCCTTGTGGCCATGGCCTCCTATGTGGCCATTGGTAGGACAGTTCTAGGCATGCCATCAGCTGCTGCTCGCCACAAAGCCTTCTCTACCTGTGCCTCCCACTTGGTAGTGGTGGGCATCTTCTACTCAGCCACTATCTTCATCTATGCCCGACCCAGCCGCATAGAAGCCATGGACCTTAACAAGGTGCTGTCTGTCATCTACACGGTGGTCACTCCCATGTGTAACCCAGTTATCTACTGCCTCAGGAACAGGGAGGTGCAATCAGCTTTCCACAGAACCATGCGCTGGTCTTCAGTTTGACCAGGTGCTTAAGACCAAGAGGTGAGGCATAATTTACTGACATCCTATTCTGTAATAATATATAATTCATGATTAAACACAAACAACTCAGTGTTTGAATATTTTCACAAAGTTGCACAACCATCATCACGGTGTAATTTCATCACTCCCAGAGAAATACCTGTACAAATTGCGAGTCGTTTTCTGTGGTATCTCTACTCCTAAAATAATTTCACCAATCTACTTTTTATCTGCATAGGTTTCCCTGTTTTTGACATTTTGTGGATATGAAATTATGTAATGTCATCTTTAAAGCCAACTATTTTACAGTTCATAATGCATCAAGTTTATGACTAGTGTAGCAGGTGTCCGTGGTCCATGTGTTTCCTTGACACAATCACATTGGCTTGCACAGACAGACTGTGTTTACATAGTCCATTCACTGACAGTTCAACTGTTTCCATGGCAGGTCTGTTGCCAATTGACTCTGAACACTTACTCataacttgaaaatattttatatttatttatgtgtgtctgtatacgtGCAAgagtatatgtacatgcacacaggtccctgcagaggccagaatcaAGCatcggatctcctggagctgcagttacaggtacAATAACTAATCTAATATGGGTACAATAACTGAACTCCAGTTCTCTGCAAGATCAacaagtgctcataaccactgtgaGACCTCTCCAGCCTCATAATTCGTAACCTTTGAGCAGAagcatgctttttttttggtttttgtttgtttgtttgtttgttttttgagacaggggttctctgtatagccctggctgtcctggaactcactttgtagaccaggctggtctcgaactcagaaatctgctggcctctgcctcccgagtgctgggattaaagacatgtgccaccatgccggctgcatgctttttgttttcttgaggttATACTTAGGTGTAGAATTGCTGAGCTAGCCAGATGTTAACTGATTGGCTGACTTTTTGAGTAACTGACAAACTAtttggcaaaaaaaaatttttacggtctatttatttattattagatatttttttatgtacatttcaaatgctatcctgaaagttccctataccctccctctgccctgctcccctaaccacctactcctgcttcttggccctggcattcccctgtattggggcatataaagttttggCAAAATATTTGATATCTTACTTTTAGAACATACTTAAGTTACATATCTtagatttatatatacattttttcttattttatttatttttattagatattttctttatagacatttcaaatgttaccctgaaagttccctataccctccctctgccctcctcccctactcacccactcccgcttcttggccctggcattcccctgtactggggcatataaagtttgcaataccaaggggcctctcttcccagtgatggccaactaggccatcttctgctacatatgcagctagagatatgagctctgggggtactggttagttcatattgttgttccacctatagggttgcaaaccccttcagctccttgggtgctttttctagcttctccattgggggccctgtgttccatcttatagatgactgtgagcatccacttctgtatttgccaggcactggcatagcctcatatgagacagctataacagggtcccttcagcaaaatctttctggtatatgcaatagtgtctgggtttggtggctgattatgggatggattcccgggtggggtagtctctggatagtccgtcctttcgtcttagctccaaattttgtctctgtaactcctttcatgggtattttgttccctattctaaggaggaatgaagtatccacccattggtctttcctcttcttgattttcttgtgttttgcaaattgtatcttgggtgttcaatgtttctgggctaatatccacttatcagtgagtgcatatctaatgacttcttttgtgattgggttacctcactaaggatgatatcctccagatacatccatttgtccaagaatttcataaatccattgttttaaatagcagagtagtactccattgtgcaaatgtaccacattttctgtatccattcttctgttgagggacatctgggttctttccagcttctggctattataaattaggctgctatgaacgtagtggagcatgtgttcttattaccagttggaacttctgggtatatgcccaggagaggtattgctggatcttccaacacaaggatggaaactacaccctagaaaaagcaagaaagtaatccttcaacaaacctaaaagaagatagccacaagaacagaatcccaactttaacaacaaaaataacaggaagcaacaattacttttctttaatttctcttaacatcaatggactcaattccccaataaaagacatagactaatagactggctacacaaacaggacccaacattttgtggcttacaggaaacccacctcagggaaaaggacagacactacctcagagtaaaaggctggaaaacaattttccaagcaaatggtctgaagaaacaagctggagcagccattctaatatggaataaaattgacttccaacccaaagttatcaaaaaagacaaggagggacacttcatactcatcaaagttaaaatctaccaagatgaactctcaattctgaatatctatgctccaaatgcaagggcagccacattcattaaagaaactctagtaaagctcaaagcacacattgcacctcacacaataatagtgggagacttcaacacaccactctcatcaatggtcagatcctggaaacagaaactaaacagagatacaaggacactaacagaagttatgaaacaaatggatttaattgatatctacagaacattttatcctaaaacaaaaggatatacctccttctcagtgccacatgctacctcctccaaaattgaccatataattggtcacaaaacaggactcaacagatacaaaaataaaaattataaaaatggaattatcccatgcatcctatctgatcaccacgaactaaggctgatcttcaagaacaacataaataatagaaaaccaacattcatgtggaaactgaacaacactcaatgattccttggtcaaggatgaaataaagaaagaaattaaagactttttagagtttaatgaaaatgaagccacaacatagccaaacttatatatacatttaaagtCACACAAACGTATACCTTCTGCATACACATGCAGAAAGTGGGCTTCTATGGGGGCAGAAGatgggagtggtgggggagggcaAACAGTATATATGAAAATGAGGTAATGAAATCATTGtttcattctaatttttaaaaactaacagTCAGAAAACTTCAAAATACATGTTAGGGAAAGTGGTGATATTTATAAGCATAGAATTAGTAGCTGAAACAACACAAATGTTCAATGAATCTAAAAACCTCACAGGCCCTTTCAGAAAATGTTGAGTAGGAAGTTACACCACCTCTATACCATATTGGGGAACATTCGGGTGATTTCCACATCTTAACTTAAggaggattttgttgttgttttttggtttttgttttttaagaaagattAACCTATACTCATGTATTCCTGATGACATACCAAATTGTTTAAACTTTCTTGGACAATAACCTATCAGCctgtataaaacatttaaaattgctTGTAAACTTTGACCCGGTGTCTTCACTTGTGTGAATATCTAATAAGACAGTTAAAGCAATAGaccacagaagatggaaaatgtTGGTTAAGCATTGTGTCAAGTGTGTGAAACCAGAATGAATAATATTAACCAATAAGACAATGACTGAATACAATATGCTAACTCCATATAATGAAATACAATATTAAAAGGTTACTTGTAGTTTTACACATTACTAAATGTACAAGAAGTTTGCAacttgaaatttaaattttagagtaaaattataattaaaaatatttgagtaggaagcatttaaagaaagatGATAAACATctaacatacattttaaaatagggaTTTCAAGAAACCAAGAACCATTCAAGGACATTGTGAAGTTTTATTTGTAAACTCTTGTAATAACAAAAAGTATTAACCAAAGGTGATACAATTTTCAGAGCAAAATTGGCACTGTTCAttacatatgtgagtgtgtatgagtgttgacTCAGAAGACAACTGAAAGAATTTttgcaacaaaataatttagaATATGTTATCTACTTGCAAGCATATTTATgacattttatggttttaaaaaagatgtatgtatgtgtgtatgtatgtatgtatgtatgtatgtatgtatgtatgtatctatacataCAGGTGCCCCAAAAGGCTAAAAGATGGTGTCACAGCATCAGGttcacctggagctggagttacagttggttgtgagatACCTGACATGGGTATAGAGAACTGAAGTTGGGTACTCTCTAAGAGTAGTACCATgttcgtaactgctgagccatttctctagctccat
This Mus musculus strain C57BL/6J chromosome 7, GRCm38.p6 C57BL/6J DNA region includes the following protein-coding sequences:
- the Olfr1336 gene encoding olfactory receptor 1336, coding for MEKSLELGNVTRVQEFVLLGLSTRLGIRDALFVIFLTLYLLTLLENTLIIYLICSHSELHKPMYFFLGNLSCLEMCYVSVTMPTLLMGLWTGPCHVPFTGCMTQLFFFISLICTECTLLASMAYDRYVAICRPLHYPLLMRPQVCLGLALSSWLGGLLVSVIKTACIASLSYCGPNVLNHFFCDVSPLLNLSCTHVALTELVDFISAIVILWGSLLVAMASYVAIGRTVLGMPSAAARHKAFSTCASHLVVVGIFYSATIFIYARPSRIEAMDLNKVLSVIYTVVTPMCNPVIYCLRNREVQSAFHRTMRWSSV